The sequence CACTGGGTGTgttacacccagtatgccctttaagggtaaaaaatataaaatgactcGTCCTATtgagaaaaaaactgaaaaccatAATATCCTACTTTCcacaattcaattaaaatgttagCAATAAAAAACTTCCTTCttccaattcaaaaaaaattggaaataaaaaatactccCCTTAAACTgaatagaaatgataaaaatccaaaacGGATTTCTCGAAATTCAGAAGAAATTGAAAACCTGAATTACTCCCCTCTACAAcgctaacaaaattttaattataaaatgtacCTTTaccaattcaacaaaaaataaaatatcgttccttccaactctataaaaattaaaattaaaaaaaaagttcctcttccaatgaagaaaaaattgtaaactaaaattcCCTCCCTTCCACAACTCACTAAAAAAACTTCCCTCttgtaattcagaaaaaatatttaaaaacgatttttggcATTAAAACACACGTATTTTAATTGtctcgttttaaaaaatgcacattcttaaaaaaaaattttattaataaacattttattgccaATTctgccgttttttttttaaaaatgaatttgctcatttccaattttatttttacctcaatataaatgataaaattaaaaaaacgcatatctttcaattcagaaaaaattgaaaacttaaatttacttcctttcactttgataaaaatgctaaaaataaaaaattatccctcgtctaatttataaaatattgaaaatcaaaatttccttcttcaaatcgataaaaatgtttaaaatgtaatttgtccctttttcaaatcagaaaaaatcaatagaaatgataaaaataaaaaacggacctcttccaattcagaaaataaaaacctaaattcactttcttccaattcaataacaatgttaaaaataaaaataaatgatcctTCTTCCAATtcaacaagaattaaaaatttaaattttctcgcgTCCATTTCtatacaaatcttaaaaatatgaaaggTCTATCTgctaattcaacaaaaattacaaacaaaaatttctttgtttaaaaatcaacaaaaatgtgcgaaaaaagttcttatattaatttagaaaaaaatgaaataacaaaatttcttcctcttttaaaattacaattgtgaaattCAAACCGTTTCGAATTAATAATTGTCTGATTgttatttgtacattaaattatttagttttaaatatttgatctataattactcattttaaatgaacagtcaaatattttcaaataataaaaattgttttttttttaaattaaaaatgttcatactGAATATGGGTTAACAATGGAATATATTTGACTGAAGCAATATTagaataggatttaaaattaaatagtgaatcttttaatttgaagtaattttaattaaaacagttcaatttttttccttgaaatttctaaataaaatgtatactgaagaaattcagaatttccttgcaaatatcaattattatttaattcttgatactcacataatagtttaattttaaaaatcattcattaatttatatatacagttgatcaacttgaaattatttttattcaaattttttttctttcaaaagcttttggtttttaatgaagaagatgataaaagtttttttttaaatatttcctattcCCTATTCCCTATATGGAAGTCAATTGAATAGCTATtttgtacaaataaaattttttccactcttttttaatacaaaattcgctttttttaattacagattttagaaaattagatttttgaaaaaaaattagaagcttttaaagaatttccaaaaaataaattctgccacattttaaaacaattacaatttttattttaatttttaacaattttttaaggtatagaagttttttaaaattaaataaataatttagtttcatggcttcaaaaaaattcgatttttggaaatttcgaaaaaagaagctttttaagaattttgaaaggtttcaagaaaaaaaagattaaaaattctttagattcctacgaaattttcaaatggggttttatttaaaaaggttaatttcaagagattatttaagaatatttcgaaaaaaggaagctttttaagaagggaaatttaaaattattttttattttgtaaaatgaattttgaagtatatttagaaagatttcaaaatttttaaaaagatttcttaatttataacgtttttatttctttcaagctCGTTAgagtcctaaatattttttaaactggctcaaatttttcctaacattttattaaatcctgcaaaataaaaagttttctttcaaattttctagattctttatCGACATATCAAAAccatttggaattttctaaaaaattttagaaaaatgttatttatataactttaaaaacaaactggTAATACTTTATTGTTACTTTATAtactttaattgttgaaaattttagaaaaaagcgaTATTTGCTTAAAAACGAGTGTAAGCAATTTCtacatttataaattgatagTCATCTAATTGACTCTCAAATagcataattataaaattcccaaaaatgtataatattaccgaattcgaaaattcccgacagaaaattatcaaattataaaatataaactaataataaataaatattgtttacatattaaaaataacaaaaattgcaaaatatttccatCCAGTAATTAGCATAAGGAAATTCCCAACAGATTATAATAtgaccgaattcgaaaattcgtaGTAAAAAtggccaaattataaaatataaaattataataaatcatataaaatttctatcataaattaaaaatagaatcatcaaatttttttttttgaaaaatatatttttgatgtttaaagtttccaaagttattattgtttgaatttaatataacaaTCACTGAAAAAAATCTCACCCAGaaatatatttgttcaattattgttatttttaatttaaaaaataatttgagaaactttaaatattaaaaatattttattattgtatttttaatcaataaataatatttactaaaaaattattattatttaaattcaggaattttctaattcggatattttctaattcgggaatttgtTTGTCGGGAACTTTCAGATATGGTAATactataaactgtcgggaattttattaatcgagaatttaattattcacaaatttgatCATTTGGGAGTTTTATTAATGGGGAATTTCACAGTGttataatattcttgaatttaaacttttttaaaattattatttaataaatattatttatttattaaaaatacaacaatgaaatattcaaacaataatttaaaaataaattaaactttttttaaattttcttagatcAAAATGTTTCATTATTGTATGTTTGATACatgaataatattgatttaaaacattttttaaattaaggaaattttgagtgtcaggaaatttattattcgaagaatgttcacaaaaaaatatatatataaaatatgaaattttgtttttcaatattttaaaaatcgaaaaatggatgattttttatttcaaaacatttttattgaattagaaGGGTGGAAATTCAggtttccatttttttctgaattggaaaaacaatatatatttttttaattacttttttctcattAACAGATAGATACGTGGTAATATCATTAATCGAAGAAAGAGTCAAAGTCGTGATCGAATTGATGGAAAGTCTGAACAAAGTTCATGAACAAGAATGGAATCCAAgacgaacaattttattttgcgtTTGTGAAAATTCTTCCAGAGACTGTTTTGACGAATTGCCAAGctacattcaaacaaaaattgtggcATTTCTAACCACTGATGAtacttttcaatcgaaaaatttatttgaagaagaTTGTCTTTTAGTTTCTGGATCCAATATCGCTCAAGCTGCGGTTTCAAAAGCAGCTGAGTCAATCAGGAATTATGATCCAGAGGCAATTGGTATTTGTGATGAGAGAGAATTAATTTCTGTTCCTCATCCTGATTTGGATATTCCTCATGCGATCATATCTTTCGTGGTAAGTTGCGGTaagcatcatttaaaaaaagtttctttgttatatatattttttagagaattaatctttttgattaaatattcatctctcggattgaaaattagttttcttttattccagcttttgtcgaaaattattttttttttatagaaattcagcCTTCTTGATAAgtaatttgcattttcaattgaaaattcatttctgtagttgaaaatttcaatattacgttttttaaattaaaaattattttttttaactgaaaatttaactattccattttttgtcggaaattcatctttttgttgaacattttaatttttttagtgaaatattcaactattgggttgaaattaattaatttgttttatattcgttattttagttgaaaataaatttcttcgcttaaaaatgtatctgtcttGTTGAGTAACTtacgttttcagttgaaaattcaaatattagtttaaaaattcatgtatttcgttcaaattaataattttggttgaaaatccatctttttgattgaaagttagtttttaaaaattaataattaattaatttaactcaaaatttaacttgtccatttttcgtcggaaatttatctttttttttatatagaaatttaatattcttggttaaaattaatttttttcgttgaagattcatgaatttgtttataaattaatttctttgcttaaaatttatctatttgattgataataaaagttaagatttctttaaaaactttttattcgggtaaaagttcaaaatttggttaaagattcatgtttttttttaatcaatctttttttgactgaaaattaattttattggtttaaaattcatttatttgattaaaaattagtttttttattaaaaattaattttttcaactgaaaatataactaaaaattagTCCACTTTGGTTAatagttcaaataatttgttaaaaattcaaattttttggtttaattcaaatgtttttgagtgaaaattaaaatagtttttggcAGAAATATCGATtcgttttgaaattgatttttataattcctggttcgaaaattatcaatttaactgaatatttatttagaaatgtttattttttaagttattataaatataattttattaagattctggcaaaattcaaaaagatttctgatatttcaaataaaaatcttaacagaaaaggtcattttcagaataatagttgaattttcactgaaaaagttgaatcaacgaaaaatgtaattaataatgtgtatttcaatttaaaaaaatctttattttaaagaaacagatgaattcattgaaaaactataaattttgaacaatgtagttaaatccttcactaaaaaaatttattttgaatcggTTGCATTtctgacaaacaaaaataaaatatttttaaaaagacaatatgaatttaatcaaaaaatttcatttttaacaaaatcattgaattttccatcaaatagactaatagaatagttaatagaattttaaactgcaaaaaaaactaatatttaacaaaactgttgaattctcaaacaaaatagattattaattttaaccataaatctgtattgttaccaaaaaatattaaattcctaccattaaaacaaaaaagataaatttttaccataaagaataatttctacttaaaaaatttaacaacataattgaatctttaaaaaaaatatttacattttcaaacaaaatagattattaattttaagcatacatttttatttttaaagtaaaaatcttaaattgtgggtccggatgcaataagggcacataaaattttttcgtgcgaaaacgaagtcccctggaggctttagaaaaaattttcgaattttaatttNNNNNNNNNNNNNNNNNNNNNNNNNNNNNNNNNNNNNNNNNNNNNNNNNNNNNNNNNNNNNNNNNNNNNNNNNNNNNNNNNNNNNNNNNNNNNNNNNNNNaaaattaaaattcgaaaattttttctaaagcctccaggggacttcgttttcgcacgaaaaaattttatgtgcccttattgcatccggacccacaatttctaCCTAAAGAGAATAatattcaataacaaatttaatttttgaccaatgaAAGCTAAAGTTCtaacttgaattaaattttaaaaaaggatgaattttcaacaatatggttaaattttaaagcagagatgaatttttagctaaaattatgaatcttcaaaaagaacagattaataaaaatgaatatttaactaaaaagatgaacattgaacaaaaataaaataaattttttaactaaaagagataaattttcaatcaaaaatagaataggttaattttcagttagaaaaataaacttgcaaaaaaagagatttcaaatataagttaaattttcaaacaaataaatcaatttttttttaactaaaatgatgaatattcaaccaaaaaatgtacttttatctaaatagctgatttttcaacacaaaagattaattttcaactaaaaaaaattgcaataaaatacatgaattttcaactaatgaagatacattttttataaaaaatagtctatttaaattttcagtcaggagattaaattcttaataaaaaaacgaaattttaacatgctggttaaatttttaaccaaagaaataatttttaacaaaaatatgaattcgtcGGCAAGAAGATTAAGATTCTActggaattttcagttaaagcaaattaattttcaacaaaaaagtgtaattttgtactaaaaaatgggttttcaacTGATATAATGAATCATCAACGAAATCAAATGATTTGTTAACAAAGTTGTTAGACTTTAAAGCAAtaaattgaatcttcaaaaaaatagatgaattttctaaaaaaaggcgagtttcaaacaaaataattacattttctaaaatagttgaatcatcaactaaaaaattcagtttttaacgaataagttcaattttcaaccaaaaaagaaaaattctcggaacaaaaatgcaattcttgatattttaatggaatgaatgaaattttctatccagaaaataaatttactgaaaaaaaggaattttcaacaaaacgtttagattttcaacgaaagagttacatttttatctaaaattatgatttttctaaccaaaaaaaaacgaatttttaacaaagctgaaaaaagttcaaaagttattgaaatttcaGCGAAAactatgaattctcaacgaaaaaataagaataattaatatttcagtggaaaaagaattttatttgaattaaaaaatagttcgattcatcgaaaaagataaatttttaaccaattcgttgaattttcaacaacgaaaaatttctcagtcaaaaaagaaaaaaaaaatttcacctaaattataatttgaggggaaaaataattttaaatgcaaaacactaatttttgaataactattaagtttttcatttatttggttatttgtttttaagcttatataattgtaattttccAAGGTTTCTTGAGAAAAACAAaacagggtttaaaaaaattttcaaacaaatgtatagaacatttttaagattttttttttattttgcaggcttttacaaaattttagaaaagtttcaaggcggtttgaaagatatttcagatttcataaaatttaaattcaaattaaaaaatattttataaattttctgaaatttttcatttcaaatgcattctcaaatcttcaaaacttctaaaattcctaaatatattttaaacttactcaaattattcctaacacttataaaatattaagaaatttaaaaatattctttaaaatctttcaaatttctttttttttttgcaattttgaaaatcttttgaaatgtttaaaaacctttctaATGATTCTCCTaaactaaatgttaaaaaaaaaaacatttttaactttctcAGGCATCTCAAGATTTCTATTATCATCTTGAaaccgttaaaaaatttatttaaacagctTTAgaaatctatatatatatatttgattaaaaaaatatataaatcttgtcaaattttatatctattatttctgaatttgttttcaaaagttttaatattgtttgagatgatttgaatttttcttaaaatgttataacaatctttctaaatataaaaagaattgcCATAAGATCTTCCAggatttttttcaacatatttagaaatgttttgatatatttttaaatattctcctaaaaatatattttttaaataaaagttaattcaaattttctcaatttttatttttcttacactACATTACAATTACTTACAATtatgtaacttttcaaaattaaaaaattatgattcaaaatattatttcctaaattttgacTATCCCTTTAATTATCCTAAaaccttccagattttttttgtcacattttgaaatcttcaaaacttaaaataagtttattaaaataaaacctcAACCATTTCAGATTTTTccggaaattttaaaaagaaaaaaaataatctgctgAAATCTTTCGCAATCATTAAAAACcttctaaatttgtttaagaatttttcaaaataaatttgcaaattattatgTGGTAGCAAAATGTActtaaaatgaagaaattcatttttttcagatagGCAAAGAGATTTTAGTTTCCACTACACGggactttcatttttttctttgcagattggaaaaaattcttctccgactgaaaataaaaaaatacttgctCAAGTGATTGGTCTGAGTATCTGGAGACTATCGGAGAGTATAATTCTTCCTTGGAatccaaaaaatttgaacaagACAATACTTGAGAACTTAGCGGctattgaatcttcaaaattaattgaaagtcaaggtaaatttgagaaatattattcattattcagattaaaaattttcatcaaaaaatttcagagaaaagaGAGATGATAGAGAATCTGACCAAACTGATTGAAAAAATAGCTAATTATACTGAAAACTTCAACGTGGTGGAAACAAGCAAGTACGTTTCTAACtttcttaaattcataaattttcaaaaacagggCTTCTAAAATATCCCAATTTTAAAACTCGCTAGACTTTTTCTcttagcaatttttcatttttcctggccGTTTGattctcaatttattttaaacactttaactgacaagacattaatttttaactaataaaaagcCTGGAAGAGAAATTCcctgcaaaacagttgagttttttaactctaaaatattaatttaaaaaaacgttgaattttcaacctaaaaatatgaatcttccaacgaaattattgaatttcgaagtaaaaaacagacgatttttcaacaaaataaagggattttcaactaaaaaaagataaattttcaagcaaaaatggaatatttatattttcagttagaaaaagaaatttttaaaccaaaaaaagagtaTTTCAACATAAGTTACATATGTAActgaagaattacatttttaaacaaatattaaaactattaactaaaatattaattttataccagaaaagatcaaatttaaacaaaatacatgatttttcaactaaaaaaggaattttgaagtaaaaacatgaatttttaattaaaaattcttaacccatagagttggatttttaagaaaaatattcattcttgccaaaaaatataatagttgatataatttcgtaatataaaaacgatttcttaaccaaatagttcaaattttctaccataaatgacaaattttcaaccagaaaatggaGTTTTTGACCAATAAGATGTAGTTTCAAgtaataagattattattatttatgataagattattaatattcaactaaaatcatgaacattcaacaaaaataattaatttttaactataaaaggtaaagtttcaaccaaaaatagaatttaattaaaaaataaaatgcatttctaacaaaaagatgaacttctaacaaaatacatgagttagaATAAATTAGGGAAATTATTAaccatggaaattaattttaatctataaggatgaatcttcaacacaaacaaaaataatgaattttgaagcaaatatttgaatttccgataaaaaaattcattttttaccaataatataaaatgtttacatgaattttttacacaaaaaaacgaatttacaacataatacatgaaattttaataaacaaaaaaatttttaaccatgaaaaaagagaaatgaattctcaaccggAAAAGTGAATtgtttaccaagaagattaatattttaccagaaaagacaaattcttcccaaaatgcatgaattttccaccaaatagttgaatttttagtaaaaaaaatttatttaatgcaaaaaattttattaaaatagtaaaatttttaaacaaagaattgaattttcgaaaaaattaatgttcaatcaataagattaattttttaccaaaaagatgaatatttaacaaaatatatgaattttctacgaaaaaatatgaattacaaaaaaatacatgaatttttagttttaaaagatttgcaaccaaacattgaatagttatatttacagtttcaataattaatttttaacaataaaaagaaatttcaacatgatagttaaatttgtaatctaagaaatgaattttcaaccaaatagttaaatttttaacatgcgaaaaattgaaatttttattaaacaagttaattttcaataaaattgttaaattttcaactaaattaaatgaattttcaataaaatgcttcaatttttaagtaaaatgattaattattaaccaaaaccattaatttttaacgacgtggttccacttttaactacggatttaaattttcaacaaaaaagataaattatatttcaGTCGCCTCTTTCTCGAGATTACAGAATGTAGTATTCCCTTCATCTCGCTAGATGTCACGACGTTCAGAGTGGGGGGAAGAAAATTTTCCCCCACACGCTACTACTTTGCGCGTTCCAAGCCAACCTCATATTCTTTCGCCGTGCGTTAGAGTTTACACGTTCCGAGAgtagatatttttgtttttcgttagttaTTTTTCGTTCATTCAGTTTATAAGTGACAGTTAACATGAGCCATAAAAGAAAATCAGATATGGAGCTATTGAGTGTAGAATTTAAGCGTTTAAAAGAACAGCTGGAAGAATTGCAAGTTCGTCAGGAAGAAGAAGGATTTTGAGGATTCGAGTCTGTTGAACGAGATGCAGAAGGAAGTGGTGATGACGGGAGTAATTCAGAAAATGACTCCATTAATCCTAATCAGCAATGAAAATTCGATGAAGAAAACTTCAGAAGGTATGGTTAATCCTAGATAGACATTATGTTTGGGATTTTCAGTTTTTCTCTCCATTACACAGGTGG comes from Belonocnema kinseyi isolate 2016_QV_RU_SX_M_011 chromosome 5, B_treatae_v1, whole genome shotgun sequence and encodes:
- the LOC117172829 gene encoding uncharacterized protein LOC117172829 encodes the protein MQRILSMQMSRGFGESSEFVTKRSCISFLFSIGFLALLGGFLLGRFAAQRTIIVQAEKTRMQLANNGLQMTEYLQDQVFEFLQNSNFDQDSNLLPANRESNFLTDSKGIFPRLGIIQQVFKFKSCTVAKVQGSRESDRYVVISLIEERVKVVIELMESLNKVHEQEWNPRRTILFCVCENSSRDCFDELPSYIQTKIVAFLTTDDTFQSKNLFEEDCLLVSGSNIAQAAVSKAAESIRNYDPEAIGICDERELISVPHPDLDIPHAIISFVIGKNSSPTENKKILAQVIGLSIWRLSESIILPWNPKNLNKTILENLAAIESSKLIESQEKREMIENLTKLIEKIANYTENFNVVETSNSLNVRIANDLLLDLDKTLICLEKQGPLKKIECSKNVQGILQAGN